In one window of Henckelia pumila isolate YLH828 chromosome 1, ASM3356847v2, whole genome shotgun sequence DNA:
- the LOC140874374 gene encoding uncharacterized protein — protein sequence MGSDDEDVIDTDDFRSCEKSDGDKDLKNFPVFSTTDQYDPIFELGMLFSTKNELRHARHSHAIKTMRNLKITKNDKIRMYAKCADRKCEWRLHALKITEECTFQVREYVSKHTCVKSYKVKNLTSSWLSRKYVNKFRSDPKRNLKGFRVDVREDIRCHVSDYQAYKARSLAVELFEGQTDSQYALLWDFVDEIKRTNPGSAVIIGTESVDGYNRFDRFYMCLYALKLGFLSGCRRFIGVDGCHLKGPHGGVLLTAVGVDPNNSNFPISYAIVNNETRETWSWFLNLLKLDLNIDKDYEWTFMSDKQKGLIQACNEVFSRADHRFCVRHLNGNFKAAGFRGQAFKIALWNCATATMVMEFGRKMKELRDLNERAAEWIADKPPHQWSRSHITDNCKCDMLLNNGCESFNNSILDAR from the coding sequence ATGGGGTCTGATGATGAGGATGTTATAGATACTGATGACTTTAGAAGTTGTGAGAAATCTGATGGTGATAAAGACTTGAAGAATTTTCCAGTATTTAGTACGACCGATCAATATGATCCTATATTCGAATTAGGCATGTTGTTTAGCACAAAGAATGAGTTAAGGCACGCAAGACACTCACATGCCATCAAAACAATGAGAAACTTGAAGATTACCAAAAATGACAAGATTAGGATGTATGCCAAGTGCGCAGACAGAAAATGTGAGTGGCGACTCCATGCATTGAAGATTACCGAGGAATGTACGTTTCAAGTGAGGGAGTATGTATCAAAGCACACTTGTGTGAAGAGTTATAAAGTAAAAAATCTGACATCAAGCTGGTTGTCTAGAAAGTATGTAAATAAGTTCAGATCTGACCCAAAGAGAAATTTGAAAGGCTTTCGGGTTGATGTTAGGGAAGATATAAGATGTCATGTTTCTGATTACCAAGCGTACAAGGCAAGATCATTGGCTGTTGAACTATTCGAAGGGCAAACAGATTCACAGTATGCATTGCTATGGGATTTTGTAGATGAGATAAAGAGAACAAATCCTGGGAGTGCGGTTATTATAGGGACAGAGTCAGTAGATGGTTATAATAGATTTGACAGGTTTTACATGTGTTTGTATGCATTAAAATTGGGTTTTCTTTCTGGTTGCAGACGTTTCATTGGAGTTGATGGGTGTCATTTGAAGGGACCTCATGGAGGAGTTTTGTTGACAGCTGTAGGCGTAGATCCAAATAACAGTAACTTCCCAATTTCTTATGCCATAGTGAATAATGAGACAAGGGAGACATGGAGCTGGTTTCTGAATTTATTAAAGTTGGACTTGAACATTGATAAGGATTACGAGTGGACTTTCATGTCTGATAAGCAGAAGGGGTTAATTCAGGCATGCAACGAGGTGTTTTCGCGTGCTGATCATAGGTTTTGTGTTAGGCATTTAAATGGAAACTTCAAAGCCGCTGGGTTCAGAGGTCAAGCATTTAAGATTGCTTTGTGGAATTGCGCTACAGCCACAATGGTAATGGAATTTGGAAGAAAAATGAAAGAGTTAAGAGATTTAAATGAACGTGCTGCAGAATGGATAGCTGATAAGCCACCTCATCAATGGAGTAGGTCACACATCACTGATAATTGTAAGTGTGACATGCTATTGAATAACGGTTGTGAGTCGTTTAACAATAGCATTCTAGATGCTAGGTAG